The Acidobacteriota bacterium genome includes the window AAAAAGAGACGGCCAGAAGGCCGTCTCTTTCGGACGTCTCTTCAAGTGCTCTGCCTACAGTTTGCGCAGCACCTCGAAGCAATCCTCGTTGTCGGGCTGCTTATCGAGGGCGTAGACCTTCGCGAACGCGATGTTTCCTTCCTTGTCGATGATGAAGACGGAGCGATCGTTGATCCCGGGGATGGGATCGCCGGAACGCAGCACGCCATATCTCGTCGCCACCTCGCCGTGAGGATAGAAATCCGAGCACAGCGGGTAGTTCAGCATGCCGATATCTCTCTTCTGCCACGCAATGTGGCTGGGGATGGAATCCACGCTCATGCCCACGACCTGGGCGTCAAAGCCGGCGAACTTTTCCAAGTCCGCGTTGTACGCCGGCATCTGCGCGGTTCAAACCGGGGTCCAGTCCAGCGGGTAAAAGGCGAGCACCACGTGTTTCTTGCCCCGGTAGTCGCTCAGCTTGAACTTCTCTTTCCTATCGCCGACGACGGCCGGGACCTCGAAATCCGGGGCTTTGTCGCCTACCTTCAAAGCCATGCAGTCCTCCGCTCCATGTGTCTCTGGAATTGGTGTTCTGGAATGATGATGACAACCTTTCGATTCTAAATGCCATGTGCAGGAGCGGCAAGTTGCGGCCTGGATCAGAGATCAGAGATCAGAGATCAGCCCGAGACTTCCGGCGTGGCCGCGAGCAGCGCCTTGGTGTACTCGTGCTGC containing:
- a CDS encoding redoxin domain-containing protein, whose product is MALKVGDKAPDFEVPAVVGDRKEKFKLSDYRGKKHVVLAFYPLDWTPVUTAQMPAYNADLEKFAGFDAQVVGMSVDSIPSHIAWQKRDIGMLNYPLCSDFYPHGEVATRYGVLRSGDPIPGINDRSVFIIDKEGNIAFAKVYALDKQPDNEDCFEVLRKL